In the Limanda limanda chromosome 10, fLimLim1.1, whole genome shotgun sequence genome, one interval contains:
- the LOC133011818 gene encoding uncharacterized protein LOC133011818, whose product MEAVVGLLVMLLAVSHGVETKCDVRQKDGAQCYGALGGTVFLQLMDRAPERLAIDKNNNHIFRWKNYKIVNKSNEDKYSFTPSDGMFRISNLIRADTDEYRLIIHNSSGALLEERTLQLSIQAPVLSARLVSECLSQGEMRVSCSSEGGDSPQYSWSLDGHTLTEDKLLSGNHKTDSITLRQGVEGALVCSVKNHVSHLQKYHKISTCGFIFINCTGSNETRITQWMFAATNTLCVELTTIYTTVDPSLICGLQTAVAALLFSVVAAYFAWRKKKSQRAEGSAMPQERQDAETSV is encoded by the exons ATGGAAGCTGTAGTTGGACTGTTGGTGATGCTACTTGCAGTCTCCCATG GTGTGGAAACCAAATGTGATGTCAGACAGAAGGATGGAGCTCAGTGTTACGGAGCTTTGGGAGGAACTGTGTTCCTGCAGCTGATGGATCGGGCGCCAGAAAGACTTGCGattgacaaaaacaacaaccataTTTTTCGCtggaaaaattataaaattgtTAACAAATCAAATGAGGACAAATACTCCTTTACTCCTAGTGATGGAATGTTTAGGATCTCTAACCTGATACGAGCTGACACAGATGAATATAGACTTATAATACATAATTCATCTGGAGCTCTTTTAGAGGAGCGGACTCTTCAGTTGTCTATTCAAG ctcctgtgttGTCTGCCCGGCTGGTCTCTGAGTGTCTGTCCCAGGGAGAGATGAGGGTGTCCTGCTCCTCTGAGGGAGGGGACAGTCCTCAGTACAGCTGGTCTCTGgatggacacacactgacagaagaCAAGCTGCTCTCTGGAAATCACAAGACTGACAGCATCACTCTGAGACAGGGCGTCGAGGGAGCTCTGGTCTGCTCAGTCAAAAACCACGTCAGTCATTTACAGAAGTACCATAAAATATCTACCTGTG GCTTCATCTTCATTAACTGCACTGGATCTAATGAGACACGCATAACACAGTGGATGTTTGCAGCCACTAACACACTGTGCGTTGAGCTGACAACAATCTATACGACTGTGG ATCCTTCCCTCATATGTGGACTGCAAACAGCTGTGGCAGCTCTGTTGTTCAGTGTGGTCGCCGCCTATTTTGCTTGGAGGAAAAAGAAATCCCAGAGAGCTGAGGGCTCTGCCATGCCACAAGAGAGGCAGGATGCAGAGACCTCTGTTTAG
- the LOC133011819 gene encoding uncharacterized protein LOC133011819 isoform X2 has translation MEAVFGLLLMLLGVSHGVETKCDFRQKDGAQCYGALGGTVVLQLMDRAPERFEILKNTTKILFWKKNKFQVNMKPDKYSFTPSDGMLRINNLIRSDTDEYRLIIHNSSGVILEERTLQLSIQAPVLSARLVTKCLSQGEMRVSCSSEGGDSPQYSWTLDGHTLTEDKLLSGNHETDNITLRQNVEGVLNCSVKNHVSHFEKNQSIVTCGFIFINCTDSNGTRITGWVFEANNTLCVKPTPTPVTAEHTTVGKKTAVTVSLKPSINITSSNPTVTSSFKDGPWFIIMAGLLAALIFLLVVGGAVMYALKKKKTNQLEEEGDEQEVTYADVRIKQRGPVQQRANPEEVEYGQIKFSERPRRTVEPRDDDCVYAKVR, from the exons ATGGAGGCTGTGTTTGGACTGTTGCTGATGCTGCTCGGAGTCTCTCACG GTGTGGAAACCAAATGTGATTTCAGACAGAAGGATGGAGCTCAGTGTTACGGAGCTTTGGGAGGAACTGTGGTCCTGCAGCTGATGGATCGGGCGCCAGAAAGAtttgaaattttaaaaaacaccacaaagatattgttctggaaaaaaaataaatttcaaGTTAATATGAAACCAGACAAATACTCCTTTACTCCTAGTGATGGAATGCTTAGGATCAATAACCTGATAAGATCTGATACAGATGAATATAGACTTATAATACATAATTCATCTGGAGTTATTTTAGAGGAGCGGACTCTACAGTTGTCTATTCAAG ctcctgtgttGTCTGCCCGACTGGTCACTAAGTGTCTGTCCCAGGGAGAGATGAGGGTGTCCTGCTCCTCTGAGGGAGGGGACAGTCCTCAGTACAGCTGGACTCTGgatggacacacactgacagaagaCAAGCTGCTCTCTGGAAATCACGAGACTGACAACATCACTCTGAGACAGAACGTCGAGGGAGTTCTGAACTGCTCAGTCAAAAACCACGTCAGTCATTTTGAGAAGAACCAGAGCATAGTTACCTGTG GCTTCATCTTCATCAACTGTACTGACTCTAATGGGACACGCATAACAGGGTGGGTGTTTGAAGCCAATAACACACTGTGCGTTAAGCCGACACCAACACCCGTTACGGCCGAACACACGACTGTGGGTAAGAAGACTGCTGTCACAGTGTCACTTAAACCTTCCATTAATATCACATCCTCCAATCCAACTGTGACCTCCTCCTTCAAAGATGGGCCCTGGTTCATTA TAATGGCTGGTTTGCTCGCAGCACTGATTTTCCTTTTAGTGGTCGGGGGAGCCGTCATGTACGctttgaagaaaaagaaaaccaaccAACTTGAAG aggaaggagatgaGCAGGAAGTAACCTACGCAGATGTCAGGATCAAGCAGAGAGGGCCGGTACAGCAGAGGGCGAACCCGGAAGAGGTGGAGTACGGCCAAATCAAGTTTTCAGAGCGGCCTCGGCGGACTGTTGAACCGAGAGATGATGACTGCGTGTACGCCAAGGTCCGTTAA
- the LOC133011819 gene encoding uncharacterized protein LOC133011819 isoform X1, giving the protein MEAVFGLLLMLLGVSHGVETKCDFRQKDGAQCYGALGGTVVLQLMDRAPERFEILKNTTKILFWKKNKFQVNMKPDKYSFTPSDGMLRINNLIRSDTDEYRLIIHNSSGVILEERTLQLSIQAPVLSARLVTKCLSQGEMRVSCSSEGGDSPQYSWTLDGHTLTEDKLLSGNHETDNITLRQNVEGVLNCSVKNHVSHFEKNQSIVTCGFIFINCTDSNGTRITGWVFEANNTLCVKPTPTPVTAEHTTVGKKTAVTVSLKPSINITSSNPTVTSSFKDGPWFIIMAGLLAALIFLLVVGGAVMYALKKKKTNQLEAEEGDEQEVTYADVRIKQRGPVQQRANPEEVEYGQIKFSERPRRTVEPRDDDCVYAKVR; this is encoded by the exons ATGGAGGCTGTGTTTGGACTGTTGCTGATGCTGCTCGGAGTCTCTCACG GTGTGGAAACCAAATGTGATTTCAGACAGAAGGATGGAGCTCAGTGTTACGGAGCTTTGGGAGGAACTGTGGTCCTGCAGCTGATGGATCGGGCGCCAGAAAGAtttgaaattttaaaaaacaccacaaagatattgttctggaaaaaaaataaatttcaaGTTAATATGAAACCAGACAAATACTCCTTTACTCCTAGTGATGGAATGCTTAGGATCAATAACCTGATAAGATCTGATACAGATGAATATAGACTTATAATACATAATTCATCTGGAGTTATTTTAGAGGAGCGGACTCTACAGTTGTCTATTCAAG ctcctgtgttGTCTGCCCGACTGGTCACTAAGTGTCTGTCCCAGGGAGAGATGAGGGTGTCCTGCTCCTCTGAGGGAGGGGACAGTCCTCAGTACAGCTGGACTCTGgatggacacacactgacagaagaCAAGCTGCTCTCTGGAAATCACGAGACTGACAACATCACTCTGAGACAGAACGTCGAGGGAGTTCTGAACTGCTCAGTCAAAAACCACGTCAGTCATTTTGAGAAGAACCAGAGCATAGTTACCTGTG GCTTCATCTTCATCAACTGTACTGACTCTAATGGGACACGCATAACAGGGTGGGTGTTTGAAGCCAATAACACACTGTGCGTTAAGCCGACACCAACACCCGTTACGGCCGAACACACGACTGTGGGTAAGAAGACTGCTGTCACAGTGTCACTTAAACCTTCCATTAATATCACATCCTCCAATCCAACTGTGACCTCCTCCTTCAAAGATGGGCCCTGGTTCATTA TAATGGCTGGTTTGCTCGCAGCACTGATTTTCCTTTTAGTGGTCGGGGGAGCCGTCATGTACGctttgaagaaaaagaaaaccaaccAACTTGAAG cagaggaaggagatgaGCAGGAAGTAACCTACGCAGATGTCAGGATCAAGCAGAGAGGGCCGGTACAGCAGAGGGCGAACCCGGAAGAGGTGGAGTACGGCCAAATCAAGTTTTCAGAGCGGCCTCGGCGGACTGTTGAACCGAGAGATGATGACTGCGTGTACGCCAAGGTCCGTTAA
- the LOC133011819 gene encoding uncharacterized protein LOC133011819 isoform X3: MEAVFGLLLMLLGVSHGVETKCDFRQKDGAQCYGALGGTVVLQLMDRAPERFEILKNTTKILFWKKNKFQVNMKPDKYSFTPSDGMLRINNLIRSDTDEYRLIIHNSSGVILEERTLQLSIQAPVLSARLVTKCLSQGEMRVSCSSEGGDSPQYSWTLDGHTLTEDKLLSGNHETDNITLRQNVEGVLNCSVKNHVSHFEKNQSIVTCGFIFINCTDSNGTRITGWVFEANNTLCVKPTPTPVTAEHTTVVMAGLLAALIFLLVVGGAVMYALKKKKTNQLEAEEGDEQEVTYADVRIKQRGPVQQRANPEEVEYGQIKFSERPRRTVEPRDDDCVYAKVR; this comes from the exons ATGGAGGCTGTGTTTGGACTGTTGCTGATGCTGCTCGGAGTCTCTCACG GTGTGGAAACCAAATGTGATTTCAGACAGAAGGATGGAGCTCAGTGTTACGGAGCTTTGGGAGGAACTGTGGTCCTGCAGCTGATGGATCGGGCGCCAGAAAGAtttgaaattttaaaaaacaccacaaagatattgttctggaaaaaaaataaatttcaaGTTAATATGAAACCAGACAAATACTCCTTTACTCCTAGTGATGGAATGCTTAGGATCAATAACCTGATAAGATCTGATACAGATGAATATAGACTTATAATACATAATTCATCTGGAGTTATTTTAGAGGAGCGGACTCTACAGTTGTCTATTCAAG ctcctgtgttGTCTGCCCGACTGGTCACTAAGTGTCTGTCCCAGGGAGAGATGAGGGTGTCCTGCTCCTCTGAGGGAGGGGACAGTCCTCAGTACAGCTGGACTCTGgatggacacacactgacagaagaCAAGCTGCTCTCTGGAAATCACGAGACTGACAACATCACTCTGAGACAGAACGTCGAGGGAGTTCTGAACTGCTCAGTCAAAAACCACGTCAGTCATTTTGAGAAGAACCAGAGCATAGTTACCTGTG GCTTCATCTTCATCAACTGTACTGACTCTAATGGGACACGCATAACAGGGTGGGTGTTTGAAGCCAATAACACACTGTGCGTTAAGCCGACACCAACACCCGTTACGGCCGAACACACGACTGTGG TAATGGCTGGTTTGCTCGCAGCACTGATTTTCCTTTTAGTGGTCGGGGGAGCCGTCATGTACGctttgaagaaaaagaaaaccaaccAACTTGAAG cagaggaaggagatgaGCAGGAAGTAACCTACGCAGATGTCAGGATCAAGCAGAGAGGGCCGGTACAGCAGAGGGCGAACCCGGAAGAGGTGGAGTACGGCCAAATCAAGTTTTCAGAGCGGCCTCGGCGGACTGTTGAACCGAGAGATGATGACTGCGTGTACGCCAAGGTCCGTTAA